Proteins encoded together in one Astatotilapia calliptera chromosome 7, fAstCal1.2, whole genome shotgun sequence window:
- the prlra gene encoding prolactin receptor a, protein MMTKVREVLLLLLLPAFVPHTDGTRYSLPGKPTEIKCRSPEKETFTCWWKPGSDGGLPTTYALYYRKEGSNVVHECPDYHTAGKNSCFFNKNDTVIWVSYNITVVATNALGKTYSDPVDIDVVYIVKPHPPEKLEVTVMKDQGWPFLRVSWEPPRKADTRSGWITLIYELRVKLEEEESEWENHVAGQQKMFNIFSLRSGGTYLIQVRCKPDHGFWSEWSSTSYVKVPEYLHREKSVWILILVFSAFILLILIWLIHMNSHSLKHCMLPPVPGPKIKGFDKQLLKSGKSDEVFSALVVSDFPPTTSNYEDLLVEYLEVYVPEQQELMVDEGKDHDGCLKSIGSASDSDSGRGSCDSDNLLMDKSGAAKEEQQQQNQEGDQIGTETQGPKEAWEKETMLCANEDVVSPDASSKKVKTWPSVFSPVTPYSLSPLDPHNSLEMHKQNCLSDTQFPPGSPSSDHCIKKALQSSYWEVCFNNNQPYPQTDVHQQLQAHSDRNISAINDGNAPRNLLLPTRMTEYVEVQRVNEENKVLLHPIPSGHTREEACSWVGHGDNYSKVKGVNSDNVLLLQREVVEEESMEMAGAAESCYTSSIAINTPKSTTCSHIALPVQEERVLAVSGYVDTATMFSLDT, encoded by the exons ATGATGACGAAAGTCAGAGAAGTTCtcctgctgttgttgctgccaGCCTTTGTGCCGCACACAGACGGAACGC GTTATAGTTTACCTGGCAAGCCCACAGAGATCAAATGCCGTTCTCCAGAGAAAGAGACCTTCACATGCTGGTGGAAGCCAGGATCTGATGGGGGCCTGCCTACTACATACGCTCTCTACTATCGGAAAGAAGG TTCTAACGTAGTGCACGAGTGTCCTGACTACCACACAGCCGGGAAGAACTCCTGCTTCTTTAACAAGAACGACACCGTCATCTGGGTCAGCTACAACATCACCGTGGTGGCCACCAACGCACTGGGCAAGACCTACTCTGACCCTGTGGATATAGACGTGGTCTACATTG TCAAGCCTCATCCTCCAGAAAAGCTAGAAGTGACAGTAATGAAGGATCAGGGCTGGCCTTTTCTTCGAGTGTCTTGGGAACCACCTCGTAAGGCTGACACCCGCTCTGGTTGGATCACTCTAATCTATGAGCTCCGCGTCAagttggaggaggaggaaagcgaATGGGAG aatcacgtTGCGGGCCAGCAGAAGATGTTTAACATTTTCAGCCTGCGGTCAGGTGGTACATACCTTATTCAGGTGCGCTGTAAGCCCGATCACGGCTTTTGGAGTGAATGGAGTTCCACTTCCTACGTCAAAGTTCCAGAGT ATCTCCATCGGGAAAAGTCTGTCTGGATCCTCATTTTAGTCTTTTCTGCCTTCATTTTACTGATCCTCATATGGCTGATACACATGAATAGCCACAG tCTGAAGCACTGCATGCTGCCGCCAGTCCCTGGTCCTAAAATCAAAGGCTTTGACAAGCAGCTTCTCAAG AGTGGCAAGTCTGACGAGGTGTTCAGCGCACTGGTGGTGTCTGACTTCCCACCAACCACGTCTAACTATGAGGACTTGCTGGTAGAATACTTAGAAGTGTATGTGCCAGAACAGCAGGAACTGATGGTCGACGAAGGCAAGGATCATGACGGCTGCCTGAAATCCATAGGCTCAGCATCCGACAGTGACTCTGGCCGGGGCAGCTGTGACAGTGACAATCTGTTGATGGATAAGAGTGGCGCGGCAAAAGAggaacagcagcaacaaaatcAGGAGGGAGATCAAATTGGGACGGAGACACAAGGGCCCAAAGAAGCCTGGGAGAAGGAAACGATGCTATGTGCTAATGAAGATGTAGTTAGCCCCGATGCATCAAGTAAGAAGGTTAAGACCTGGCCTTCTGTGTTTTCCCCAGTGACTCCTTACAGCCTAAGCCCACTGGATCCACACAACTCACTTGAGATGCACAAACAGAATTGCCTTTCTGACACCCAGTTTCCTCCGGGCTCCCCATCCTCAGACCACTGCATCAAAAAGGCTCTCCAATCAAGCTACTGGGAGGTCTGCTTTAATAATAATCAACCTTATCCCCAGACAGATGTCCACCAGCAACTCCAGGCCCACAGCGATCGCAACATCTCAGCCATCAATGACGGAAATGCGCCCAGGAATCTGCTGTTGCCCACCCGGATGACTGAGTATGTTGAAGTGCAAAGGGTCAATGAGGAGAATAAGGTGCTTCTCCATCCTATTCCTTCAGGCCATACCCGTGAAGAAGCCTGCTCCTGGGTAGGACATGGAGACAACTACAGCAAAGTGAAAGGGGTAAACAGTGACAATGTGCTGCTGCTCCAGAGAGAGGTGGTGGAAGAAGAGAGCATGGAAATGGCTGGAGCAGCCGAGAGCTGCTACACATCTTCCATCGCTATTAACACTCCTAAGTCAACAACCTGCAGTCACATTGCCCTGCCGGTCCAGGAGGAAAGGGTTCTGGCAGTAAGTGGGTATGTCGACACTGCCACTATGTTCTCCCTGGACACTTAG